In Mycolicibacterium lutetiense, the sequence CGGTGAAGATGATGCCGATGCCTGGCGCAGGCCGTTTCAGGGTCTCGCCGAACTAGGGATCTTCAGCGTTGCTGTACCCGAGGAGAAGGGTGGGGCCGGCGGCACGGTCGAGGACCTCTGCGCGATGGTCGACGAGGCCGCCGCCGCGCTGGTGCCCGGTCCGGTAGCCACCACGGCGCTGGCCACCCTGATCGTCACCGATGAGGCCGTGCTGGAGGCACTGGTGTCGGGCGAGCGCACTGCAGGCGCGGCGCTGAGCGCCGACCTGACGCTGTCCGGCGGCCCCGAATCCGGCACGGTGTCGGGCACCGCCGAGTACGTCCGGGGCGCGGATGCGGCCGGCGTGCTGTTGCTGCCTGCCGGGGATCGCGTGGTGCTGGTCGACGCGAGTGCCGCAGGCGTGAGCATCGAACTGCTCACCGCCACCGATTTCTCGCTGCCGCTGGCCCGGGTCGTGCTCGATTCCACGCCCGCACAGGTGCTCGAGGTCTCGCCGCAGCGGTTCGCCGACATCACCGCGGCCGTGCTGGCCGCCGAGGCCGCCGGGCTGGCCCGCTGGACCCTGCAGACCGCCACCGAGTACGCCAAGGTGCGCGAGCAGTTCGGTAAGCCGATCGGTTCCTTCCAGGCCGTCAAGCACATGTGTGCCGAGATGCTGCTGCGCTCGGAGCAGATCTCGGTGTCGGCGGCCGATGCGGCGCGTGCGGTGTCGGAGTCCGATGATTCCCAGCTGTCGATCGCTGCCGCGGTGGCGGCCGCCGCAGGCATAGACGCGGCCGAGGCCAACGCCAAGGACTGCATCCAGGTGCTCGGTGGTATCGGTATCACCTGGGAACACGAGGCGCATCTGTATCTGCGTCGCGCGTACGGGATTTCGCATGCCCTAGGTGGGCGGCGTCGGTGGATCCGCCGGGTCTCCGCACTGACCCAGCAGGGTGTGCGTCGCGAACTTCGGATCGATCTGGAGTCGGTGGCCGAGCTGCGCCCGGAGATCAGTGCCGCGGTGGCCGAGGTGGCCGCGCTGGCGGTGGAAAAGCGGCAGGTGGCCCTCGCCGAGTCCGGTCTGTTGGCCCCGCACTGGCCACGTCCCTACGGTCGCAACGCAACTCCCGCCGAGCAGCTGCTGATCGATCAGGAGCTCGCCGCGGCCGAGGTGGTGCGCCCGGATCTGGTGATCGGGTGGTGGGCCGTGCCGACCATCCTGGACCACGGCAGCGCCGCACAGATCGACCAGTTCGTGCCGGGCACCCTGCGCGGTGACCTGGCCTGGTGCCAGCTGTTCTCCGAGCCGGGGGCCGGGTCCGACCTGGCTGCCCTGCGCATGAAAGCTGTTCGCGCCGAAGGCCCGAACGGTGAGCCCGGCTGGAAGCTGACCGGACAGAAGGTGTGGACCTCGGCGGCGCAGAAGGCGCACTGGGGTGTGTGCCTGGCGCGCACCGACCCCGACGCCCCGAAACACAAGGGCATCACCTACTTCCTGATCGATATGAAGACACCGGGCATCGACATTCGCCCGCTGCGCGAGATCACCGGTGACGAGCTGTTCAACGAGGTGTTCTTCGACGACGTGTTCGTGCCCGACGAGATGGTGGTGGGCACCGTCAACGACGGCTGGCGGCTGGCCCGCACCACGCTGGCCAACGAGCGGGTGGCGATGGCAGGCGGGACGGCGCTGGGCAATCCGATGGAGGAGTTGCTGCGGTCCCTCGGCGCGCAGCCGGATGTGGACCCGGCCGATCTGGACCGCCTCGGTGGGTTGATCCTGACCGCTCAGGTGGGCTCACTGCTGGACCAGCGGATCGCGCAG encodes:
- a CDS encoding acyl-CoA dehydrogenase, which codes for MAGASATITDEQFAARDLVRSWAAATDTATAVRSGEDDADAWRRPFQGLAELGIFSVAVPEEKGGAGGTVEDLCAMVDEAAAALVPGPVATTALATLIVTDEAVLEALVSGERTAGAALSADLTLSGGPESGTVSGTAEYVRGADAAGVLLLPAGDRVVLVDASAAGVSIELLTATDFSLPLARVVLDSTPAQVLEVSPQRFADITAAVLAAEAAGLARWTLQTATEYAKVREQFGKPIGSFQAVKHMCAEMLLRSEQISVSAADAARAVSESDDSQLSIAAAVAAAAGIDAAEANAKDCIQVLGGIGITWEHEAHLYLRRAYGISHALGGRRRWIRRVSALTQQGVRRELRIDLESVAELRPEISAAVAEVAALAVEKRQVALAESGLLAPHWPRPYGRNATPAEQLLIDQELAAAEVVRPDLVIGWWAVPTILDHGSAAQIDQFVPGTLRGDLAWCQLFSEPGAGSDLAALRMKAVRAEGPNGEPGWKLTGQKVWTSAAQKAHWGVCLARTDPDAPKHKGITYFLIDMKTPGIDIRPLREITGDELFNEVFFDDVFVPDEMVVGTVNDGWRLARTTLANERVAMAGGTALGNPMEELLRSLGAQPDVDPADLDRLGGLILTAQVGSLLDQRIAQLAVSGQDTGAQASARKLIGVRYRQTLSEFRLELSDGGGAVRNREVHDFLNTRCLTIAGGTEQILLTVAGERLLGLPR